ATGCAAGACATTTCTATGGAGATGCATTATTACATACTTAAGATCTGAAGGGAAAATTGTCCTAGCAGTCGCTTCTTCTGGTATCTCATCGTTGTTACTACTTGCTGGCAGAACTGCGCACTCAAGATTCAAATTACCTATTGATTTAACCGATGAAACAGTTTGCAACATAAAAAAGAACACCCATCTAGGTAATTTACTCAAGGAAACAGACTTGATAGTATGGGATGAGGCTCCGATGAACGACAAAAAATGTTTTGAATCACTTGATAGAACTTTAAGAGATATCCTTGATTGTGAATCTTTACCATTTGGAGGTAAATCAATCATACTCGGAGGAGACTTCAGGCAAACTATGCTAGTTAAAAAAAAGGGTTCGAAACCAGAAATCGTTAGTTTATCGATTGTTGCTCTTAATTATGGTCTTACTTTAAAGTTATAGAACTAACAGAAAACATATGAGGTTGCAACATGAAAGCACATCAACGAGCTCAAGAAACAGCATCGAACAGTTTTCTAAGTGGTTACTCGATGTAGGAAACGGAAACAGAGGAGAGCAAGATATTGAAGATCCAttcatgtcacgaccctactttttccgtatcttttaccatttattatttaacgtccgttaattgttattcatgccacgtcatttctatgacctatattattatttttgtaataatatattaattattatgtgttatgtgaatatttgtattcatatttaaagttgtacgtttctacgtgtcgtggatttctatccggcgaatcttatcggttttcaaaccaacggtcaaacttctgggatttttaaatccaaattattttaaatatgatattttgatgtcatatgattatatatagtgtttatatattttatttgtcgcgtatatgttatctctccgaatatttaatcgcgtagcggtgttttcgcgtttcgggcttcgatcgggcgttcgggccacacgCTAATTAACTTTTTACCAttttgggctagtggggcccacccccataCCATTTTTTTCCGAACGCTCCATGGGGAGGGAGTGTTAGGCTCATTTTTCCCCATTTTTGTTTTTTGTAA
This genomic stretch from Rutidosis leptorrhynchoides isolate AG116_Rl617_1_P2 chromosome 11, CSIRO_AGI_Rlap_v1, whole genome shotgun sequence harbors:
- the LOC139874528 gene encoding ATP-dependent DNA helicase pfh1-like, whose product is MADDIPLRSAASLHIDNLHVNDTELRQYVLCEIEVILNSYNKSITDFGLPPLSENLLRELNNRLITEERNYDRQALRNEFEVLISKMNEKQKSEGKIVLAVASSGISSLLLLAGRTAHSRFKLPIDLTDETVCNIKKNTHLGNLLKETDLIVWDEAPMNDKKCFESLDRTLRDILDCESLPFGGKSIILGGDFRQTMLVKKKGSKPEIVSLSIVALNYGLTLKL